The following nucleotide sequence is from Sporolituus thermophilus DSM 23256.
GTACGAAATCCAATTCTACCGGCGTTTCGCGCCCAAAAAGATTGATCAGCACTTTCAGCTTGCCCCGGTCGGGATAAACTTCCAGGACGGGAGCCGTCCAGTTTTCAAAAGCGCCGGAAGTAATCCGCACAAGTTGCCCCACGCTAATATCAACTTTGGGCTTAATTTCTTCAATCCCCATAGCTTTGAGGATGTGTCTGACTTCGGCATCGCTAAGCGGAATGGGTTTGGTTCCTGAGCCCACAAAACCGGTCACACCCGGCGTGTTGCGGACAACATACCAGGACCGGTCATTCACGATCATCTCTACCAGCACATAGCCGGGAAAAACTTTGCGTTTGGCGACTTTTTTCTTG
It contains:
- the nusG gene encoding transcription termination/antitermination protein NusG translates to MESEKKWYVIHTYSGYENKVKANLEKKVRSMGMENEIFRVLVPMEDEVEIKDGKKKVAKRKVFPGYVLVEMIVNDRSWYVVRNTPGVTGFVGSGTKPIPLSDAEVRHILKAMGIEEIKPKVDISVGQLVRITSGAFENWTAPVLEVYPDRGKLKVLINLFGRETPVELDFVQVEKI